In Nyctibius grandis isolate bNycGra1 chromosome 17, bNycGra1.pri, whole genome shotgun sequence, the genomic stretch GAACCCCCCCAAGCTGAAATGCGAGCTCTGCGGCCGCGTCGACTTCGCCTATAAATTCAAGCGGTCCAAGCGCTTCTGCTCCATGGCTTGTGCCAAGAGGTAACAGAaacctccccccctcccccaaaaaaaaacaaccccccctaaaaaaaataacccaccccccaaaaaattaaCCCCCTTCCCCTAAATTAACCCGCTTCCCATAAATAAATCCCTGTCCCATAAATAAATCCCTGTCccaaaaaaataatccctgtCCCAAAAATATAACTCACCCCCTAAAGAATAACctgccccccccaaaaaaatattctccccCCCAGGTACAACGTGGGCTGCACGAAGCGGGTGGGTTTGTTCCACCCCGACCGCAGCAAGCTCCAGAAGCCCGGGGGCCCCCCCcacggccgccgccgcgcctgCAAGGGGCCGTTGCCCCCCCTGGGCAAAGACACCAAGAAACAGGTGAGAGGAGCAGGAtttgtgtccccccccccctccaaatTCGGGGCGATGTCACCCCTAGTGGGGGGTGGGCTCTGAGGTTGGCGCTgctccgtgtccccccccacccccccgcccgcAGCAGCCGCCGGtgacgccgccgccgccgttACAGCTCAACCACAGCCAAGAAGATTCGAGCCGCTGCTCGGATAACTCGAGTTACGAGGAGCCGCTCTCGCCCATCTCGGCGAGTTCCTCCACGTCGCGACGGCGTCAGGGCGACCGCGACCTCGAACTGCGCGACATGGAGCTGCCCGACGTCCACGTCCGCGAGCTGGCCGCCATCGGGCACCGCTTCCTCCCCAGCGAGCCCAGCAAGTGGAACGTGGAGGACGTCTACGAGTTCATCCGCTCGCTGCCGGGTGAGGGGCAGCAcgacacccccccacaccccacaaatctttgggggggggggtttttttttgacccCCCCCGTGTTTTTTTGTAGGTTGCCAAGAGATCGCGGAGGAGTTCCGGGCGCAGGAGATCGACGGCCaagcgctgctgctgctcaagGAGGATCATCTCATGAGCACCATGAACATCAAACTGGGGCCCGCCCTCAAGATCTACGCCCGCATCAACATGCTCAAGGACTCCTAGaggcgggtgggggggggggggggacacccaagggacacccccccctccctgtccccccaccctTAACCCCCCGCCTCGCTGAGGGGGAGGAATTGGGGGTTATGgggagttggggggggggagggagccAGTTTTGAGCACAACTGAGCCCCGGGGTGGCACCGGCCCCCCCCGGGGTGTGTATATAGCCCGTAGCTATAGCGACCCCCTATATGGGGGGGGGTcacccccccccgccttctCCAGCAGGGagtgggggggtccctgcgtctcccccgtgtccccatccccaaaaCGGCAGGAAGCAGGACGATTGCCTTAAcgtgggggggggcacccccccTCAGCTGGGATTGGGGCTACCAGCCCTGGGAGGGGGTTGATAGCCCCACGGGGGGGGTGTTAGCCCACAGGGGGGTTGTTAGCCCCGGGGGGGGTGTCTTGGGGTGCCTGGGTGCAGAGGAGGTGTCACCCCCCCCCCTTCATACTGGGCTGGTTTGGGGGCACCTTAAAGGACGGTGGCAATGGGGGGAGGGCCCCCCCCGGCAGGTAAGGACCCCCCCCCGGTAAgtacccccccccccaccaaggcAGGTAAGGCCCCCCCCTCCcatcccccccccacccccccacggtctttttaagaaaagaaaaggaaaaaaaaaggaaaaaaacacacacacccccctccccccccccccgtttttTCCtcgtttgtttttaataaacactgaaaaaaaaagataatttgggATGTCCCCAAGTGCCACCAAGGGCGGTGAGACACTGTGGGTGATGGGGACAGGGTTGGGGTCACCTCCCCGCTGGCCTTGGGGGtgcccctgctgccccccaaGTGAGGGGGGGGCTGaggtgtgtcccccccccaccagctccctcctcccaggGGCCCGTGGTGGCAGTGGGACACTCCCCACCTGCGGGGTGACCCCGAAATGCCAGTGCTCGGGGACATGGGGCCCCAGAGTAggtgaggtggggagggggatgagGGGACACCCACCGTGGTGGCACCGTGGCGATGGTGGCTGTGGTGACGTGTCCTTGGGGCCTGGGGtgaggtgtccctggagctgatGGCCATGGTGGTGAGGTGGCCATGGAGATGGTGCCCATGGTGACATCGCCCTAGAGCTGGTGGCCACGGtgaggtgtccctggagctggtTCCTGTACTGGTGACATGTCCTTTGAGCTGGTGCCTATGGTGAtggtgtccccagagctggtGACCAAGGTGAtggtgtccctgcagctggtACCCACGTTGGTGAGGTGTCCCCGGAGGTGACGGCCATTGCGATGTGTCCCCAGAGCTGGTGTCCACGGTGACCTGTCCCTGGATGTGGTGACCACAGTGAAGTGTCTCCACAGCTGGTGCCCATGTTGGTgaggtgtccccagagctggagtCCATGGCGACACGTCCCCAGAGCTGGTGGCCACAGTGACGTGTACCCAGAGCTGGTGCCTGTGGTGGTGATAACGTCCTTGAAgctggtggctgtggtggtgaggtgtccctggagctggtGACCCTGATGACATGTCCCCAGAGCTGGTGGCCACAGTGAAGTGTCCTCTGAGCTGGTGCCCATGTTGCTGAGGTGTCCCCTGAGCTGGTGACAGGTCCTTGGAGCTGGTGGCTGTGGTGAGGGGTCCCCCCACCCACATTGGCGAgctgtccccagctgtggtGGCCACCCCACGGTGTCCCCAGGGCCGGTGCCCCAGCAGCAGCGGGTCACTcatccccccccagccctgctggtccccaggggggtccccagctcggcccagcaccccccaccccacgggACGCTggtgccccccctcccctggggacacccccccgCTGTCCGCGTGACCCACAGCTGCCACCTTCATCCCCAGAGAAGCCACCAGCCCCTCATGTCCCCCGCCTCCAGCCACCATTTTCTCCcccaacaaacacaaaaccccaaagttttttttaattaattttttatcgttctggtttattttttttttcctctttttttaatttttttgggCAACGGGCACCgctccggggggggggggggggtcacaccttGGTGCCACCAGtttgtgtccccccccccctccagctTCTCCGTGACCCACGAtgcaggatgaggagggggggggggggctgtttttttaattcattttttcctcttttctcttttttttgccttttttcactccttttttAATAAGGTAAGAACTAGCGCTAGGATTTCCGTCgaggaaaaagttaaaaagcgCCCCAAaattattgggggggggggaaaagggagggggggggtgtaTAAGAGGCGTATTTACACGGTATTAACATGCTGACAAAAAAGGTTACAATATTGATATCGTACAACATcgagggggggaggggggggaataaaaaataatgggggggggaataaaaaataatgggggggattaaaaaataattgggggggggattaaaaattaataaagggaaagaaaaaaaaacaacaacaaaaaaaaaccccaaagaatgAGTTTAAGGCttaaaaagtgtataaaaaatatcccaaaacgtcgagaatttagaggaggtttttttttgggggggggcaggaCATTGCCCCCTCCCCTGCACAAGGCAAAGCGATTTGCCCCCCCCAATGTGGATTTTGGGGATCCCTGGGGGGGTGGCTCTGCCCGGCGGCGTCTCCCCTCGCCGAAAGCAActcaaaacaaccccaaaatgGTTTAAAATCAACCCAAAAGGAGGTTCGTGGTGGGGGGGACACGTAGGGACATGCCCCCCCCGTCTCCAGCTTCATTCTTCTCCATCACGGTTCATTTTGGGGCTGAATCTCTGGTTTTTAGCAGCACCGAGGTCTTGGccaataaatatatataatatatttgtATCCAAAaatgggctgggggggggggaaccccCCAACTCCCCCCCCGTtgcccccccccaaaataaaccaaaccgCCGAGATTCAAAGTGCTCTGAAACCGTCTTTGGGTGTCACCAAACCTgcggtgggtggggggggacacgtcCTGCACCCGGCTCGGGGTGCTGCAGGgtttgcttcctcctcctcttcttcctcatcgGCAGGGGGGGGTCTCCTGgctgtctgtgtgtgtcccccccccccaaataaaGGGTTAGATGAGGGAGATCCGTACGGGGATGCCGGGCGACTCCGTCCGCGGCGGCGAGTGCTGGCTGACCAGGTGCTCCACCACCGTGTGCTTGGACATGTGCTTCATCAGATAGGTctcctggaggaggaggaggaggaggaagggtgagGATGAAGCACGGGGGGGGTGTTTagggtgcccccccccaccccacggcGGCTCACCGAGGTATAGGCGCGGCCGCACATGCTGCAGCAATAGGCCTTGGCGTGTTTGATGGCGTGAGCCGAGAGGTGGATCTGGAGCGAGGCCGAGTCCGTGTAGGCGCGGTAGCAGTTGGGGCACTTGTAGGGCTTGTCCTTGTTGTGCTGGCGCTGGTGAGACTGGGAACGGCACACGGGGGGGTTACGGTGACCAACCGGTGCCCAACCGGTGACGAGGGGGGGTTGGGGTGGCCCCACCGCCCCACGCGCTCACCTGGAGGTTGGAGAGTTGGGTGAAGGCCTTCTCGCAGCCGGGGTGCGGGCACTTGTAGGGTCTGTCGCCGGTGTGGATTCTGGCGGGGCAAAGAGGGGGGTCAGGGCATGGGCCACTCACCCTGTGCCACCCTGCTGCCACGCCACGGGttggggacagcggggacggGAGGACGGTGGCCTCAGTGACGTTGCCCCATCGCTTGATGAAGTGCCCAGAGGGGTACAGGGGAGAGCTGAGATGGGGGAGATGATGAGGGTGGTGGGGATGGTAAGCATGGTGGGGACAGATGAGTGTGGTAGGGATgaagaagatgatgaggatgaagaaGGTGGTGGAGACAATGAGCACAGTGGAGGTGATGAGCATGGTGGGGTCAATGAAGGTGTTGGAGATGATGACTGTGGTGGGGATGATGAAGGCACTGGGGACGGTAAGCATGGTGGGGACAGACGAGTGTGGCAGGATGAAGAAGGTGGTGGGGACAATGAGCGCAGTGGAGATGGATGAGGGTGGTGGGGTCAATGAAGCTGGTGGGGACAGATGAGCGTGGTGGGGATGATGAAGGTGGTGGGGATGATGAGCATGGTGGAGTCAATGATGGTGATGGAGATGACTGTCGTGGGGTGGATGAAGGTGGTGGAGAAGAGCATGGTGGGGATAGTGAAGGTGCTGGAGATGATGAGCGGTGGGGATGATGAAGACAGTGGGGACAGTAAGTGTGGTGGGGATGGATGTGTGACGGATGGAGAAGGTCGTGGGGATGATAAGCAGAGTACAGATGGATGAGTGTGGTCAATAAAGATGATGAGTGTGGTGGGGGTGATGAAGATAGTGGGGACAGACTGGCACAGTGGGGACAGATGACCATGGCAGGCATGATGAAGGCAGTGGAGATGATGAGCATGGTGGGATCAATGAGGTGGTGGAGAAGATGAGCATGGTGGGGATAGTGAAGGTGCTGGAGATGATGAACGTGGTGGGGATGATGAAGGCATTGGGGACAGTAAGTATGGTGGGGATGGATAAGTGTGGCAGGGATGAAGAAGGTGGTGGAAATGAAGGTGGTGGGGATGGATTGTTGTGGTGGGGACAGACGAGCGTGGTGGGGACGATGAGCATGGTGGGGATAATGAAGGTGGTGGAGATCATGAGTGTGGTGGGGACGGGGAGCATGGTGGGGATAATGAAGGTGGTGGAGTTGATGAGTGTGGTAGGGTCGATGAAGGTGCTGGAGACGATGACTGTGGTGGGGATGACAAAGGCAATGGGGATGGATTGGTGTGGTGGGGACAGATGAGCGTGGTGGGGTCGATGAAGGTGGTGGAGATCATGAGTGTGGTGGGGATGATGAAGGCAGTGGGGATGGATTGGTGTGGTGGAGTCAATGAAGGTGCCAGAGACGATGAGTGTAGTGGGGATGATGAAGGCAGTGGGGACTGATTGGCGTGGTGGGGATGAGTATGGCAGGGATGAAGAAGGTGGTGGGGACAACTAACATGGTAGGGACAAGCATGGTACAAGAGAGGCTGGGCAGATGCCCCACCACCCCCTAAGGGCAGACGAGGTTGAAggtccccccccccagcctcctgggccacccccagccctgcgggGACGCCGTGCCCTCACCTGgtgtgctgctggaggtgggACAGCTGGCGGAAGGACTTCTCGCAGTAGGAGCAGTGGTAGGGTTTGACGCCCAGGTGGATCCGGAGGTGCTGGGCCAGGTAGGAGGCGTTGGCGAAGGATTTGGAGCAATGGGGGCACTTGTGGGGCTTGGCCTCCGTGTGCGACTTGGAGTGGATCTGCATCTCCGACTTGGTGAAGAACGTCAAGGGACAGACCTTACACCTGCAGAAGGTCGGGGGGAAGAACCCCGCAGGGACCGGGCTGGGGGCGAGGAGGGAGGGCACCCCACCGTCACCCTGGTGCCCCCCCAAGAAGGTGGGTGCCTACCTGTAGGTCTTGCCCTCTTTGGCGGTCTCCCCCGACGCCAGGATGGGGTAGGGCACCACCAGGACCGGCGGCCCCGAGGGATTTTCCGCTTTGATCTTCTTCCGCCCGCGTTCCGCTTTGGGGGCCCCCAACAAGCCGTGACCTTGGATTGTCTTGATGGAGTCGAGGAGGGGGGGGCTGGTGATTCCTGAGATTAGGGTGGGCGAGGAGGCGATGAGGCGGCTCTGGCTGGTGGAGGTGGGCGTCGATGGGGTGCTGGTCCCCGTCCCCGCGCTGGATTCCGAGGTGCTGACAGCCGGCGCGCGAGAAGCCAGCCCCaaccctggggtggggggcaaaGACGGGGGGTTCACGTTAGGGAGCACCCACCcccctccctcttctctcccagtAGGGTCCCAAATTCGGGGGATCCCACCCCAAAATCTGCCACCCGCGGCGGTACCTGTGACGGTGCTGGTGGCCGGCCGGGCGTGCAGGGCCACGTCGGGCTGGGGGACGGTTTGGGGGTGAAGCCCCGGGACCTGCTGCAGCTTGGGGAGGGACATGATGGACTGGCTGCTTTcggcgggggaggggggcaccaggaggggctgctgggagGCCACGGAGGTGGGGGGCAAGTGCGGGGGGCGGATCTTCTCCGCCATCAACTGCTCCTTGATTTTGTTGATCAGGACCAGGTTGTCGAGCTGGTGGGGtggagaaggcagagagagGGACGGGGGTCAAGGGGGGAGGAACTGGGACCCCCCCTGTGTCCGTctgtcctccctcctccccgcagTCCCAGTGTGGGGGGGGGTCCTACCTGGCTGGGCATGGTGGGGGGGGGCGGCCAGAAGTAGGGGTTGTTGAAGCGAGGCTCCGCCATcctgtggggagag encodes the following:
- the ZNF362 gene encoding zinc finger protein 362 isoform X4 is translated as MAVEKRPACSTRAQLELEMDADKGKQRQYSQRMAEPRFNNPYFWPPPPTMPSQLDNLVLINKIKEQLMAEKIRPPHLPPTSVASQQPLLVPPSPAESSQSIMSLPKLQQVPGLHPQTVPQPDVALHARPATSTVTGLGLASRAPAVSTSESSAGTGTSTPSTPTSTSQSRLIASSPTLISGITSPPLLDSIKTIQGHGLLGAPKAERGRKKIKAENPSGPPVLVVPYPILASGETAKEGKTYRCKVCPLTFFTKSEMQIHSKSHTEAKPHKCPHCSKSFANASYLAQHLRIHLGVKPYHCSYCEKSFRQLSHLQQHTRIHTGDRPYKCPHPGCEKAFTQLSNLQSHQRQHNKDKPYKCPNCYRAYTDSASLQIHLSAHAIKHAKAYCCSMCGRAYTSETYLMKHMSKHTVVEHLVSQHSPPRTESPGIPVRISLI
- the ZNF362 gene encoding zinc finger protein 362 isoform X1, with the protein product MAVGKTSRSHGSEKRPACSTRAQLELEMDADKGKQRQYSQRMAEPRFNNPYFWPPPPTMPSQLDNLVLINKIKEQLMAEKIRPPHLPPTSVASQQPLLVPPSPAESSQSIMSLPKLQQVPGLHPQTVPQPDVALHARPATSTVTGLGLASRAPAVSTSESSAGTGTSTPSTPTSTSQSRLIASSPTLISGITSPPLLDSIKTIQGHGLLGAPKAERGRKKIKAENPSGPPVLVVPYPILASGETAKEGKTYRCKVCPLTFFTKSEMQIHSKSHTEAKPHKCPHCSKSFANASYLAQHLRIHLGVKPYHCSYCEKSFRQLSHLQQHTRIHTGDRPYKCPHPGCEKAFTQLSNLQSHQRQHNKDKPYKCPNCYRAYTDSASLQIHLSAHAIKHAKAYCCSMCGRAYTSETYLMKHMSKHTVVEHLVSQHSPPRTESPGIPVRISLI
- the ZNF362 gene encoding zinc finger protein 362 isoform X2; protein product: MDADKGKQRQYSQRMAEPRFNNPYFWPPPPTMPSQLDNLVLINKIKEQLMAEKIRPPHLPPTSVASQQPLLVPPSPAESSQSIMSLPKLQQVPGLHPQTVPQPDVALHARPATSTVTGLGLASRAPAVSTSESSAGTGTSTPSTPTSTSQSRLIASSPTLISGITSPPLLDSIKTIQGHGLLGAPKAERGRKKIKAENPSGPPVLVVPYPILASGETAKEGKTYRCKVCPLTFFTKSEMQIHSKSHTEAKPHKCPHCSKSFANASYLAQHLRIHLGVKPYHCSYCEKSFRQLSHLQQHTRIHTGDRPYKCPHPGCEKAFTQLSNLQSHQRQHNKDKPYKCPNCYRAYTDSASLQIHLSAHAIKHAKAYCCSMCGRAYTSETYLMKHMSKHTVVEHLVSQHSPPRTESPGIPVRISLI
- the ZNF362 gene encoding zinc finger protein 362 isoform X3, which translates into the protein MAEPRFNNPYFWPPPPTMPSQLDNLVLINKIKEQLMAEKIRPPHLPPTSVASQQPLLVPPSPAESSQSIMSLPKLQQVPGLHPQTVPQPDVALHARPATSTVTGLGLASRAPAVSTSESSAGTGTSTPSTPTSTSQSRLIASSPTLISGITSPPLLDSIKTIQGHGLLGAPKAERGRKKIKAENPSGPPVLVVPYPILASGETAKEGKTYRCKVCPLTFFTKSEMQIHSKSHTEAKPHKCPHCSKSFANASYLAQHLRIHLGVKPYHCSYCEKSFRQLSHLQQHTRIHTGDRPYKCPHPGCEKAFTQLSNLQSHQRQHNKDKPYKCPNCYRAYTDSASLQIHLSAHAIKHAKAYCCSMCGRAYTSETYLMKHMSKHTVVEHLVSQHSPPRTESPGIPVRISLI